DNA sequence from the Coriobacteriia bacterium genome:
TGGACCGCGCGGCCCTCGAACACGTCCGACGGGCCTTCGACGACCATCACGTCCCGGTCGGCGGCACACCGGTCGAAGGCCTCTCGGACCCGCTCGGGCACGTTGCCGGCGCGGCCCTCCGTGACGTCGTCGATCATCGAGCGCGTGCGGACCATCGGGCACACGTCGGCCCTCGGGGCCGGCTGACGGAGGGTGGAATTGATGTAGGCGGCGTCGGCGTCGGTGAGAGTGCCGTCCACGGTCACAGGCATCGTTCCGAAGGGCTTGAAGTAGCCCACAGCCTCCCCGCGGTCGGAGAGCTCGCGGATGAGCGCGAGGCACACCCCGCTCTTGCCCGAATAGGGTCTGGTCGATGCGACGATAACGGTCCTCATCCTGCCGCCTCCTCGGTAGAGACGCCGATACGAACGTCCGCCGCGACGGCGCCCGATCCCTTCGGGAGCGCCATGAGCGGGTTGATGTCGAGCTCTACGATCTCGGGGAAGTCCATGACCAGGGCGGAGACGCGGACGATCGCCTCTGCGATCGCGTCCAGGTCCGCGGGAGGCTCTCCCCTCGCTCCACGCAACAGGCCGAAAGCGCGGATCTCGCTGATCATGCGGTGGGCGTCGCGGATCGAGACGGGGCAGAGGCGGAAGGTCACGTCGCGCAAGACCTCCACGTAGATGCCTCCCAGGCCGAACATGAGCAGCGGCCCGAACTGGGGGTCGCGGTTGACCCCGATGATGACCTCGCGCCCCGGCGGGGTCATCCTCTGGACGTGGACGCCGCGCACCACGGCCTCCCTCATGTGCCGCTGTGCGCGCGCCAGGACGTCCTCGTAGGCCTCCGCGAGCTCCTCCGCGTCGGCCACCCCCAGCCGGATGCCCCCGATGTCCGACTTGTGGAGGATGTCGGGGCTGTCGACCTTGACCGCGACCGGGTACCCGATGCGCTCGGCGACGCGCGTCGCCTCGCCTACGTCCGCCGCCGCCGCACCCTCCGGGACCGGGATGCCGTAGGCGGCGGCCACGCTCGCCGCCGTCTCCCCCGTGATGAAGGAGTGCCCGTCCGTGCCGCCGCCGGACAGCACCGCGCGCACGGCCTCCTTGTCGCCGGCGACCGCCGGTTCCTCGGGTCGCGGCTCGACCAGGTGGTCGCGGTAGCGCTGCATCGCGGCCAGTGTCGCGACGGCGCGTTCGGGGAACGGGAAGTCCGGGATACCGGCGTCCCTCAGGAGGGCACGGGCCTCCTCCACCGACGGGTCCCCCATGAAGCAGGTCAGCGTCGTGATACCGCTCTCCCGTGCCACTCGCGACACGGCGCGTGCCGTCCCCGGAGCGTCCGTCATCGCCTGCGGCGTGAGGATGACCAGCAGGGCGCCGACGTCGTCGTCGGCCACCAGCGCCTCCGCCGCCGCCGCGTAGCGCTCCGGCCCGGCGTCGCCCAGCACGTCGACGGGGTTGTACAGCGCGGCGGCAGGCGGGAGGGACGCGCGCAGCGTGTCGATGGTCGAGTGGTCCAGGGACGCGACCGCGACGCCGACGCGGTCGCAGGCGTCCGTCGCCATGACGGCGGGGCCGCCGGCGTTGGTCAGGATCGCCACGCCCCGCGAGGACGGCAACGGCTGGGTCGCGAAGCCCAGCGCGTGGTCGAACAGCTCCTGGACGCTGCCGGCCTGGATCACGCCCGCCTTGAGGAAGGCGGCGTCGTACGCCGTGCGGGAGCCGGCCAGGCTGCCGGTGTGCGACGAGACCGCGCGGGCGCCGGCGTCCGACGTCCCCGACTTGAGCGCGAGCAGCGGCTTGACCGCGACGAGGTCGGCGGCGGCCTCCACGAACGACCGCCCGTCGGCCACGGATTCCAGGTAGGCGACGACGACGTTCGTGTCCTCCTCGTCCCGCCACGCCCTCAGCAGGTCGGTCTCGTCCAGGTCGGCCTTGTTGCCCAGGGAGACGAAGTCGGCCAGGCCCACGCCGCGCCCCTGGGCCCAATCCAGGATGGCCGTGCCCAAGGCGCCGGACTGCGACATGAAGGAGATCGAGCCCGCGGGCGGCATCCCGCGGGCGAACGACGCGTTCAGCGAAGCGGCGGTCGAGATCAGGCCGAGGCAGTTCGGGCCGAGGATCCGCACCCCGCCGGCGCGTGCGGCGCGGACGAGATCGCGCTCGAGAGCGCCGCCCTCGGGCCCGCTCTCCTTGAAGCCGGCCGAGATCACGACGGCGGCCGGCACTCCGAGCCGCCCGCACTCCTCGACCACGTTGAGCACGGACGCGGCCGGGACCACGATGACGGCGAGGTCGGGAGGTCGGGGCAGCGACGCGAGTGTCGGATAGGTGGCGTGCCCGTGGATCTCGGCCGCGCGGGGGTTCACCGGATACACCGGCCCGATGAAGCCGGCGGACAGGAGGTTGTCGAACACGATGTGGCCGACCTTGCCCTCTTCCCGGGCTGCACCGACCACGGCGACGGAACGCGGCTTGAAGAAGCCCTCCAGCACGCGCCTGGCCTCCCCCCCTTGCGCCGCGCCGTGCGGCGCCCGCTAGCGCGCTACTCGGTCTCTATGACCTCTTTGCCGTTGTAATACCCGCACTCGGGGCAGACGCGGTGGGGCAGCTTGGGCTGTCGGCACTGGGGGCAGACCGAGAGCCCCGGACCTTCGAGGCGGTGCGTGGCCC
Encoded proteins:
- a CDS encoding acetate--CoA ligase family protein; the encoded protein is MLEGFFKPRSVAVVGAAREEGKVGHIVFDNLLSAGFIGPVYPVNPRAAEIHGHATYPTLASLPRPPDLAVIVVPAASVLNVVEECGRLGVPAAVVISAGFKESGPEGGALERDLVRAARAGGVRILGPNCLGLISTAASLNASFARGMPPAGSISFMSQSGALGTAILDWAQGRGVGLADFVSLGNKADLDETDLLRAWRDEEDTNVVVAYLESVADGRSFVEAAADLVAVKPLLALKSGTSDAGARAVSSHTGSLAGSRTAYDAAFLKAGVIQAGSVQELFDHALGFATQPLPSSRGVAILTNAGGPAVMATDACDRVGVAVASLDHSTIDTLRASLPPAAALYNPVDVLGDAGPERYAAAAEALVADDDVGALLVILTPQAMTDAPGTARAVSRVARESGITTLTCFMGDPSVEEARALLRDAGIPDFPFPERAVATLAAMQRYRDHLVEPRPEEPAVAGDKEAVRAVLSGGGTDGHSFITGETAASVAAAYGIPVPEGAAAADVGEATRVAERIGYPVAVKVDSPDILHKSDIGGIRLGVADAEELAEAYEDVLARAQRHMREAVVRGVHVQRMTPPGREVIIGVNRDPQFGPLLMFGLGGIYVEVLRDVTFRLCPVSIRDAHRMISEIRAFGLLRGARGEPPADLDAIAEAIVRVSALVMDFPEIVELDINPLMALPKGSGAVAADVRIGVSTEEAAG
- the rpmF gene encoding 50S ribosomal protein L32, translating into MPVPKRKTSRAVRDARRATHRLEGPGLSVCPQCRQPKLPHRVCPECGYYNGKEVIETE